A window of the Tripterygium wilfordii isolate XIE 37 chromosome 12, ASM1340144v1, whole genome shotgun sequence genome harbors these coding sequences:
- the LOC120010490 gene encoding uncharacterized protein LOC120010490 translates to MRSNNSKQNNNKKKKKKLIRFITYPIRVLGKAKAFYVRSMLDYANSNVGYGGGMGVPGGSVVSLPKSFSVNSSRSEESEMDYAELVRAASLKKSSLSGRELIEMESRSRRSSNGLMRKSCSVAMGRIDEDGPSDFGGGVGDNLLYPRSRSYAAAKRNLVF, encoded by the coding sequence ATGAGGAGTAATAATAGCAAACAGAAcaacaacaagaaaaagaagaagaagttgataaGGTTCATTACATACCcaattagggttttggggaaAGCAAAGGCTTTTTACGTTCGAAGCATGTTGGATTATGCGAATTCTAATGTTGGTTATGGTGGTGGCATGGGGGTGCCGGGGGGAAGCGTCGTTTCATTGCCTAAGAGCTTCAGTGTCAACTCGTCGAGGTCTGAAGAGAGCGAGATGGATTACGCAGAGCTTGTTAGAGCTGCCTCCTTGAAGAAGAGTAGTCTTTCTGGTCGTGAATTGATTGAGATGGAATCGAGGAGCAGGAGGAGTAGTAATGGATTGATGAGGAAGAGTTGCAGTGTTGCTATGGGAAGGATTGATGAGGATGGGCCTTCTGATTTTGGAGGTGGTGTTGGTGATAATTTGTTGTACCCAAGAAGCAGAAGCTATGCTGCGGCAAAGAGAAATCTTGTGTTCTAa